The DNA sequence TCCCGGGAAAGATAACGTCAGTGTTTATATCGTTTCCATATTTCAGCACTCTCCCTTTCACAAGCATATTCGGGTATCGCATCAATGTTTTTATATTTTAAGGGAAATGTCATACAAAAATTAAATATACCGGAGCTTGTTGTACCGTCTAGAATAGGTGAAAAAAATGGAAGGAAAAGTTAAGAAGTGGATGACATCCTATGGATTTATTGAAGCAGAAGGAATGGAAAAAGATGTTTTTGTCCACCAGTCAGATGTAAAGTCAAATAAACCATTGATGGTTGGACAAAAAGTAAAATTTGAAATAAAGGATGAGCCTAGAGGGCCGAAAGCAGTAAACGTAGAGGTAATAGAGTAAGGATTT is a window from the Candidatus Thermoplasmatota archaeon genome containing:
- a CDS encoding cold shock domain-containing protein; protein product: MEGKVKKWMTSYGFIEAEGMEKDVFVHQSDVKSNKPLMVGQKVKFEIKDEPRGPKAVNVEVIE